In a genomic window of Pseudorasbora parva isolate DD20220531a chromosome 24, ASM2467924v1, whole genome shotgun sequence:
- the pkia gene encoding cAMP-dependent protein kinase inhibitor alpha, protein MTDVEVTYEDFIASARTGRRNAVHEILGSPGGLDSSGLSQTLSELNISKAERNDGEKCQSSADSESKQEESKGDGT, encoded by the exons ATGACTGATGTCGAGGTGACATATGAAGACTTCATCGCCTCTGCAAGGACCGGCAGACGCAATGCTGTTCACGAGATACTGGGAAGCCCCGGCGGGCTGGACTCTAGCGGACTCTCTCAAACTCTGTCTGagctcaatatcagcaaagcaG AGAGAAATGATGGAGAGAAATGCCAGAGCTCGGCAGACTCCGAATCGAAGCAGGAAGAGAGCAAAGGGGATGGGACATAA